The sequence TAAGTTTCTTAAGACAATCCGGATCATTTCCTTGTCTGCATAAATTTGCATTTGCGGATTTACCAGATTATGAAAGAGAATATTTTTTCGATCCAGTAGCATTCGGTGCTCGTCTTCCAAACCTTTCACCAACTGGAATATCACTACTTTAGAACGATCCAGATTTTTACCAGCCATTTGCCCTTTAAGCCAGAAAAGCAAATTGTCCAATAAAGAAGTAGTACCCATATACTGGGTTTCTAGCTGAAGCAATAGCTGCTTTGCCTGATCTTCAGGTACAATTCCCTGATTCACCAAATTCAGAATACCCTTGGTATTAACCAGCGGATTTCTCAAGTCATGAGAAATAATGGATAATAATTTATCCTTGGTTTTGTTATCTGCTTCCAGCATTCTGTTCTGATAAGATATTTCCTTATTCAGTGTTCCCATCTCTTCAATCTGGGCTTCTATCAGAATATTCTTGGCGCGAAGCTCTCTGCTGAAATGTTTTTGCTTTTGATAGTTAATGAAAACCATTACCACCAAAACAGCTAGTATAATTAAGATGAAAGTACCTACTGTTAAAATAAAAAGTTGTTCATCAGAAGCTCTTTGCGCCCTTATAAAAGCATTCTCTTTATCCAATCTCAGGTTCTGCTGATTCTTAATAATATCTATAAAATTAGAAGCGTATTCATTCTCTTTAATACGATGCTGATTGGTTACTGATATTAAAGTGTCCTGCCAGGAAATAGCTTTATCCAGGTTATTGATTTGCCTGTAGTAATGTATAATTTGCGTTACACTCTGGTAAGTTAAATCGTAAGCGTTGATAGATGTAGCATAGTCATATGATGTTTTAGACAAAGAAAACACATCATTCATCTGACCTCTTTTCAATGCAACTTCAGCCAGTGCAAGATTATTCAATGCCATTCCGTAGCGATCATTTATTTTTTGATCAATGGCCATTGAGGAATTAAAAAAACCTACTGCAAGTTCTAAGTTTTTTCCATCTAGCGCCAATTTACCCAGATGATACAATGCTTTTTTCTCCCCGTAATTGTAGTTGATTTTCTTACTAGTAATTAAAGCCTGATTGAATAATATGACTGCTGAATCTGTTTTTTTTCTATATAACTGTATTAAACCCAGACTGTTTTTTACGTTTACAATCTCATCTTCTTTATTGTATTGTTTAAAAATTCCAAGACACTCTTTAAAAACGGTAGCTGCAGTATCATAACGCCCTTCCAACAATAAAGCATTCCCGATTTGCTGTGTTACTTTAGTCAGATTTAAAGTGTCTTTGGTCCTTTTGAATATATCGAGTGAAAGATAATAATCTGTTAAGGCTCGCTTATTAAATCCCTGTTGCTGATAAATGCCACCTTCATACAAATAGGCCAGCGCTAATCCTTTCTTATAATCAATTTGCTGAGCTGTATTCTGCGCAATAATGAGCAGGTTCAAGGCTTTCGAAATATCTGAACGCTTACTAGCAAAAGCTTCCTTATTCAATGAATCTACAACAGCAGCAGTTCCTGTCGTTTTTTGAGCATTCAGTTGATTCAAAAAAACAGTTAGAATAAAAATGATTAGTATCCGCATATGCTGAATGTAGATAAGGATATAATGGATTTTATACGTTTCAATATACAAAGTTTTATGTGAACAGTACTAATAAAAAAGAGACCCACGTGGGTCTCTTAATATGAGCAAGCAATCGAAAAACAAGTTACTGTAGTACTTCTCTTGCTATCACCATTTTCTGTATCTCAGAAGTTCCTTCCCCAATAGTACATAATTTTGCGTCACGATAGTACTTTTCTACAGGAAAATCTTTTGTGTACCCATAACCGCCAAAAATCTGGATGGCTTCCGTAGCCGATTTAACTGCTACTTCACTGGCATAATATTTAGCCATAGCCCCTTCCTTAGTTACCTTTTGGCCCTTATTTTTTAGATCACAGGCCTGATGTATCAATAAATCGGCAGCAATTATTTCAGTAGCCATATCCGCCAGTTTAAAACTTATTCCCTGAAAAGAAGAAATCGGTTTGTCAAACTGATAACGTTCCTGGGAATATTGAAGTGCAGCTCCATATGCACCTTTTGCAATACCAGCTGAAAGTGCCGCAATTGAAATTCTACCACCATCCAGAATTTTCATTGCTTGTCTGAAACCGTCCCCTACTTCTCCTAAACGGTTACTATCGGGAATAACACAATTATCAAATATCATTTCAGCCGTTTCGCTGGCGCGCATTCCCAGTTTATTTTCTTTTTTGCCGGCAGCAAAACCAGGTGTTCCTCTTTCAACTACAAAAGCAGTAGAATTGCCACTGGTTCTGGGCTCACCCGTTCTGCAGATTACTACAGCAATTTCTCCGGATTTGCCGTGTGTAATCCAACTCTTTGTTCCATTCAATACCCAATTATCTCCTTGTTTAACTGCAGTAGTTTTCATATTCCCTGCATCGCTTCCGGTATTCGGCTCTGTTAAACCCCATGCACCAATCCACTCGGCAGTTGCCAGTTTGGGTAACCAGCGCTTTTTCTGTTCCTCGTTACCAAAGCTCAAAATATGGTTGGTGCAAAGTGAATTATGAGCAGCCACACTCAATCCAATACTACCGCATACTTTGGCTATTTCCTGTATAATGGCATTGTATTCGAAATATCCCAAACCTGCCCCGCCATAAGCTTCAGGCACCAATACGCCCATCAACCCTAATTTGCCCATTTCTCTAAATAATGCTTCAGGAAATACCTGAGCTTCGTCCCATTCCATTACATAGGGTTTAATAGATTGTAACGCAAAATCCCTGGCTGTGGCAGCTACCTGTTTGGTTAATTCTGTTTCCTGAAAATTCATAATTATTACTTTACAATAGACGGGGGCTGAATAATGCAAG is a genomic window of Sediminibacterium sp. TEGAF015 containing:
- a CDS encoding tetratricopeptide repeat-containing sensor histidine kinase, with the protein product MRILIIFILTVFLNQLNAQKTTGTAAVVDSLNKEAFASKRSDISKALNLLIIAQNTAQQIDYKKGLALAYLYEGGIYQQQGFNKRALTDYYLSLDIFKRTKDTLNLTKVTQQIGNALLLEGRYDTAATVFKECLGIFKQYNKEDEIVNVKNSLGLIQLYRKKTDSAVILFNQALITSKKINYNYGEKKALYHLGKLALDGKNLELAVGFFNSSMAIDQKINDRYGMALNNLALAEVALKRGQMNDVFSLSKTSYDYATSINAYDLTYQSVTQIIHYYRQINNLDKAISWQDTLISVTNQHRIKENEYASNFIDIIKNQQNLRLDKENAFIRAQRASDEQLFILTVGTFILIILAVLVVMVFINYQKQKHFSRELRAKNILIEAQIEEMGTLNKEISYQNRMLEADNKTKDKLLSIISHDLRNPLVNTKGILNLVNQGIVPEDQAKQLLLQLETQYMGTTSLLDNLLFWLKGQMAGKNLDRSKVVIFQLVKGLEDEHRMLLDRKNILFHNLVNPQMQIYADKEMIRIVLRNLISNAIKFTPENGMIEIKTEQTEVETTIMVEDTGIGMSDETIQKVNAKQYYTTAGTSMEKGSGFGLMLCSDLINRHDGSLTIESLPGKGSRFVIKLPHNQA
- a CDS encoding acyl-CoA dehydrogenase family protein — encoded protein: MNFQETELTKQVAATARDFALQSIKPYVMEWDEAQVFPEALFREMGKLGLMGVLVPEAYGGAGLGYFEYNAIIQEIAKVCGSIGLSVAAHNSLCTNHILSFGNEEQKKRWLPKLATAEWIGAWGLTEPNTGSDAGNMKTTAVKQGDNWVLNGTKSWITHGKSGEIAVVICRTGEPRTSGNSTAFVVERGTPGFAAGKKENKLGMRASETAEMIFDNCVIPDSNRLGEVGDGFRQAMKILDGGRISIAALSAGIAKGAYGAALQYSQERYQFDKPISSFQGISFKLADMATEIIAADLLIHQACDLKNKGQKVTKEGAMAKYYASEVAVKSATEAIQIFGGYGYTKDFPVEKYYRDAKLCTIGEGTSEIQKMVIAREVLQ